From Erigeron canadensis isolate Cc75 chromosome 8, C_canadensis_v1, whole genome shotgun sequence, one genomic window encodes:
- the LOC122578962 gene encoding patellin-1-like — translation MAEETLVTPPPPQCAEVAVVSDVPEAETCEKQTVLADPVKEVDIENDKKVTSVGSFKEESNIVGDLPDPHKKALDDLKKLVQEALNNHQFTAPPPSTAAPVPVKISGETPAIEAVVECKEEEKVSSEEVPAPAPVPEESPEKEVTVDEDGAKKIEAIQETIVKTEVPEKECAPAEEAPPAPEEVSIWGVPLLADERSDVILLKFLRARDYKVKEALAMLKNVVAWRKEFDIEKLVEMEEKDDENGEKFVYMHGNDKEGHPVCYNAFGNSKETFSDEEKVKNFIQWRLQFLEKSIRKLDFTPNGVSTIFQVIDLKNSPPLFKKELRQVFQCFQDNYPEFVAKQVFINVPWWYIAFYKMINPFFTQRTKSKFVFAGPSKTTETLFKYISPELVPVQYGGLSRDGEQEFAATDCITEEVIKPSCEHTIELPAPEVCTVVWEARVVGCDISYGAEFVPSAEDGYTVIVQKSRKVTGDESVISGRFKCGEAGKVVLTFYNQSSKKKKALYRFKTKVASE, via the exons ATGGCTGAGGAAACACTTgtaacaccaccaccaccacaatgtGCCGAGGTTGCGGTTGTTTCCGATGTCCCTGAAGCCGAAACATGCGAAAAACAAACCGTCTTGGCCGACCCAGTAAAAGAAGTCGATATCGAAAACGATAAGAAAGTTACCTCAGTTGGGTCATTCAAAGAAGAATCCAACATTGTTGGTGATCTCCCTGACCCACATAAGAAAGCTCTAGATGACCTCAAAAAATTGGTCCAAGAAGCCCTTAACAACCACCAGTTCACCGCTCCTCCGCCGTCCACGGCGGCTCCGGTACCGGTAAAAATTTCCGGCGAAACTCCGGCGATCGAAGCGGTGGTGGAATGCAAAGAAGAGGAGAAAGTTTCGTCTGAGGAAGTTCCGGCGCCGGCACCGGTGCCGGAAGAGTCACCGGAAAAAGAGGTGACAGTGGATGAAGACGGTGCGAAAAAGATAGAAGCGATACAAGAAACGATAGTGAAAACCGAGGTCCCGGAAAAAGAATGTGCTCCGGCGGAGGAAGCTCCTCCGGCGCCGGAGGAGGTTTCAATATGGGGGGTACCATTACTTGCTGATGAAAGGAGTGACGTCATCTTACTAAAGTTTTTAAGAGCTAGAGACTACAAAGTGAAAGAAGCATTGGCAATGTTGAAAAACGTGGTGGCATGGCGAAAAGAATTCGATATCGAAAAATTAGTCGAAATggaagaaaaagatgatgaaaatggagAGAAATTTGTGTATATGCATGGAAATGATAAAGAAGGACATCCAGTTTGTTACAATGCATTTGGTAATAGTAAAGAGACATTTAGTGatgaagaaaaagtgaaaaattttaTTCAATGGAGATTACAGTTTCTTGAAAAGAGTATTAGGAAACTTGATTTTACTCCAAATGGTGTTTCTACTATTTTCCAAGTTATTGATCTCAAAAATTCTCCCCCACTGTTTAAGAAGGAGCTCCGACAAGTGTTTCAGTGTTTCCAAGATAATTACCCTGAGTTTGTTGCCAAacag GTGTTCATTAATGTTCCATGGTGGTACATAGCTTTCTACAAGATGATAAATCCATTCTTTACACAAAGGACTAAAAGCAAGTTTGTGTTTGCTGGTCCTTCAAAGACTACTGAAACACTCTTTAA ATATATATCACCTGAGTTGGTTCCAGTTCAATATGGTGGGCTTAGCAGGGACGGTGAGCAAGAATTCGCCGCCACTGATTGCATCACAGAGGAGGTCATTAAGCCTTCTTGTGAACACACAATCGAGCTTCCTGCTCCCGAG gtCTGCACAGTGGTATGGGAGGCCAGAGTGGTCGGATGTGACATATCATATGGGGCAGAGTTTGTGCCGAGTGCAGAAGATGGATACACGGTTATTGTTCAGAAGTCAAGAAAGGTTACAGGTGATGAATCGGTGATCAGTGGAAGGTTTAAATGTGGAGAAGCAGGGAAAGTGGTGCTTACATTCTACAATCAAAGttcaaagaagaagaaggcGTTGTATAGGTTCAAGACAAAAGTGGCATCAGAGTAA